The following proteins are encoded in a genomic region of Balaenoptera ricei isolate mBalRic1 chromosome 14, mBalRic1.hap2, whole genome shotgun sequence:
- the LOC132347632 gene encoding LOW QUALITY PROTEIN: RIMS-binding protein 3A-like (The sequence of the model RefSeq protein was modified relative to this genomic sequence to represent the inferred CDS: substituted 1 base at 1 genomic stop codon): MTKDSPSPSGGGRVTPKKPATPGPAAAAALEEQRRELEKLRAELEAERARGREERRRFAAQARQLREEAEQERQQLVDHLRSKWEAQRSRELRQLQEEVLREREAEIRQLLRWKEAEMRQLQQLLHRERDGVVREARELQRQLAEELVNRGYCGRTGAPEDAAAQCRCRLQEVLAQLRWETDGEQASRIRHLQAALDVERQLFLKYILEHFRWHPALPGIPDPQAAHSSEEPPPEAAAKSSCRLKPLDGLSAGARARSRSLDRVPAACSNSPDSMLPARASSLDSLAPARSLSLDSTLSRPKAPESSSPDASIPGSLSPPPPLSERRRPSDPRGGEESGSQPCEALNPLPPGPDYRELLKQNSELSEALQVLARRCSGLREENLQLRRAGFSDKADEKVKRLKVKHAELTGLARRLEDRARKLQETNQRAVSAPVPGESRAGLELCQAFARQRARDLSEQASVLLAKDKQIEELRQECHLLQARIASGLGSAPLAAGGAACAQRLNISDLDRLQRESQREVLRLQRQLTLQRATSSARAEAGGQSAPCEEARSQVQALERELSAQRRECAELGAQAAAARRRGEEAEARLQAALSEGAWLAKENARLQAQADWTGKVAAENKDVRGQLGLACRERNAAGLLSGQLLQQAARGQDRQQQLQHDQQKALCDLQTAWEERRALQCQPGHPPQEPREAPPAPESQVRSSGRTKLQLGPEDQASSQPSRAKQEKKEDSLLENPVALGEAASAPKVPDRVPSSRPLDSRPQAKKTSSQSNSSSEVESMWAPVPSCPTLDVDTANQVEDLEPYNVSSTLEVGGSEAPTTPMFKVFLAQYSYNPFEGPNEHPESELLLTAGDYVYVFGDMDEDGFYKGELEDGRQGLVPSNLVEQIPDSDVLGCLPHEFPDLGPTRLPAGQGKDSKEDTGHSLVPGKAQGTVDRGPHATVRVGSKTKVVIEISDAKMEDGRLGSRQSMGKRGFSRPLLGTNSVFCVAPTQLYLKSVAATSAEITWVGSSHPHMVYLDDLERALTLAGVSCYTFHHLHPGTRYQARVEVHPPWDLLPVRWETMSSTITFNTPLAGPPDPPLDVLVERHASPGLLVVSWLPVTIDSAGSSNGVQVTGYAVYADGLKVAEVADATAGSILLEFSQLQLPLMCQKISVRTMSFCGESLDSVPAQIPHNCVTCLRLPEMSPFSCTCGDPSTGRVTSPICPQRLVLAPPRAKASPHSPGSCGEPQAKFLEAFPEEPPRRQSPTPRLSSDGEFPSAESGSQAQRPTEARELSRKDQLFQKSPRNHRPHLPRGQSRGEENQYRHMDTSQSPAAGVICPSPECGPRKEPCQEKAALEKVLRQKQDAPAFTPPQLGTSQRYVSDFCDILQEEAGRFSLWGTEGREQRKELRRQSGPGQALGGKREGWFQEPSLALCPTPSSRIIRMSRGGAPPLGTRVDPPAKVFVALSDYIPLMMSVTPEAAEEELAFRKGQLLRAWGSQDPHGFYRGEHNGQVGNIPGHLVAKMDTGMEWTGRRWHLPGQGYLPSVAHLDGFGGLGGPQSSFPLPQGSPRRPSLWTPKTMVAALDYDPRDGPAGGLVKAKLSLRVGDVVTIYGPVDDKGFYYGESGGHRGLVPVHLLDHMSLQGEXVQLPAGVVASGRLRPTCGPTTKPSSLCAQRLLHAPMLGTLGRPSPPGLKGSRA; this comes from the coding sequence ATGACCAAGGACTCGCCCAGCCCTTCTGGCGGCGGCCGCGTGACACCCAAGAAGCCGGCTACTCCgggcccggcggcggcggcggcgctggaGGAGCAGAGGCGGGAGCTGGAGAAGCTGCGGGCCGAGCTGGAGGCGGAGCGGGCGCGCGGGCGGGAGGAGCGGCGGCGCTTCGCTGCCCAAGCGCGACAGCTGCGGGAGGAGGCCGAGCAGGAGCGGCAACAGCTGGTTGATCACCTGCGCTCCAAGTGGGAGGCGCAGCGCAGCCGGGAGCTGCGGCAGCTGCAGGAGGAGGTGCTGCGGGAGCGCGAGGCCGAGATCCGGCAGCTGCTGCGCTGGAAGGAGGCCGAGATGCggcagctgcagcagctgctgCACCGCGAGCGCGATGGCGTGGTGCGCGAGGCCCGGGAGCTGCAGCGCCAGCTGGCAGAGGAGCTGGTGAACCGCGGCTACTGCGGCCGCACGGGGGCGCCCGAAGACGCCGCAGCACAGTGCCGCTGTCGCCTGCAGGAAGTGCTGGCGCAGCTCCGCTGGGAAACGGACGGAGAGCAGGCCTCGCGCATCCGCCACCTGCAGGCGGCACTCGACGTGGAGCGCCAGCTCTTCCTCAAGTACATTCTGGAGCACTTCCGCTGGCACCCCGCCTTGCCCGGCATCCCCGACCCCCAGGCCGCGCATTCTTCAGAAGAGCCACCCCCTGAGGCCGCCGCCAAGTCCTCATGTCGACTAAAACCCCTTGACGGCCTGAGCGCGGGCGCCCGCGCGCGCTCCCGCTCCCTCGACCGGGTGCCCGCGGCGTGCTCCAACTCCCCGGACAGCATGCTCCCCGCGCGCGCCAGCTCCCTCGATTCCTTGGCACCAGCGCGTTCCCTCTCGCTCGACAGCACCCTGAGTCGCCCCAAGGCCCCCGAATCCTCCTCTCCAGACGCCTCCATCCCGGGGTCCCTGAGCCCCCCGCCGCCACTATCGGAGCGCAGGAGACCTAGCGACCCGCGAGGAGGGGAAGAGTCCGGGAGTCAGCCCTGCGAAGCCCTGAACCCCCTGCCGCCGGGCCCGGACTACCGCGAGCTGCTGAAGCAGAACTCGGAGCTGTCCGAGGCGCTGCAGGTGCTGGCGCGCCGCTGCTCCGGCCTGCGCGAAGAGAACCTGCAgctgcggcgcgcgggcttctccgACAAGGCGGACGAGAAGGTGAAGCGGCTCAAGGTGAAGCACGCCGAGCTGACTGGCCTCGCGCGGCGCCTGGAGGACCGGGCCCGCAAGCTGCAGGAGACCAACCAGCGTGCTGTGAGCGCGCCTGTGCCCGGCGAGAGCCGCGCGGGCCTGGAGCTGTGCCAGGCCTTCGCCCGCCAGCGTGCGCGGGACTTGTCGGAGCAGGCTAGCGTGCTGCTGGCCAAGGACAAGCAGATCGAAGAGCTGCGGCAGGAGTGCCACCTGCTGCAGGCGCGCATCGCCTCGGGCCTCGGCAGCGCCCCGCTCGCTGCGGGGGGCGCCGCCTGCGCCCAGCGGCTCAACATCAGCGACCTGGACCGGCTGCAACGCGAGTCCCAGCGGGAGGTGCTGCGCCTGCAGAGGCAGTTGACCCTGCAGCGGGCCACCAGCAGCGCCCGGGCGGAGGCGGGCGGGCAGAGCGCGCCATGCGAGGAGGCGCGGAGCCAAGTACAGGCGCTGGAGCGCGAGCTGAGCGCGCAGCGGCGAGAGTGCGCGGAGCTGGGCGcgcaggcggcggcggcgcggcgaCGCGGCGAGGAGGCCGAGGCGAGGCTGCAGGCGGCGCTCAGCGAGGGCGCCTGGCTGGCGAAGGAGAACGCGCGGCTGCAGGCCCAGGCCGACTGGACGGGAAAGGTGGCGGCCGAGAACAAAGACGTGCGCGGGCAGCTGGGCCTCGCGTGCCGGGAGCGCAACGCCGCCGGCTTGCTGTCGGGGCAGCTGTTGCAGCAGGCGGCACGAGGGCAGGACAGGCAGCAACAGCTGCAGCACGACCAGCAGAAGGCCCTGTGTGATCTCCAGACGGCCTGGGAGGAGAGGCGGGCACTGCAGTGTCAGCCTGGTCACCCTCCCCAGGAACCCCGGGAGGCCCCGCCAGCCCCGGAGTCCCAAGTGAGAAGCAGTGGAAGAACCAAGTTGCAGCTAGGGCCTGAGGACCAAGCATCATCTCAGCCTAGCAGAGCCAAACAGGAGAAGAAGGAAGACTCCCTGCTGGAGAACCCAGTTGCCCTCGGGGAGGCAGCCAGTGCCCCCAAAGTGCCAGATAGAGTCCCAAGCAGCCGACCTCTGGACTCCAGGCCCCAGGCCAAGAAAACCAGCTCCCAGTCGAACTCCTCCTCTGAGGTGGAGTCCATGTGGGCCCCTGTGCCATCCTGCCCTACTCTGGACGTGGACACAGCCAACCAGGTGGAGGATCTGGAGCCCTATAACGTGTCCTCGACCCTGGAAGTGGGGGGTTCAGAGGCCCCCACCACCCCCATGTTCAAGGTCTTCCTGGCTCAGTATAGCTACAACCCATTTGAAGGGCCCAACGAGCACCCCGAGAGCGAGCTGCTGCTCACGGCTGGGGATTACGTGTATGTCTTTGGGGACATGGATGAGGACGGCTTCTACAAAGGGGAGCTTGAGGATGGCCGGCAGGGGCTGGTGCCATCCAACCTGGTGGAGCAGATTCCAGATAGTGATGTCCTGGGCTGCCTGCCCCATGAGTTCCCTGACCTTGGCCCCACTCGACTCCCAGCTGGGCAGGGCAAAGATTCGAAGGAAGACACTGGTCACAGCTTAGTACCTGGGAAAGCCCAGGGGACAGTGGACAGGGGGCCACACGCGACCGTGAGGGTGGGCTCCAAGACCAAAGTGGTAATAGAAATCTCAGATGCCAAGATGGAAGATGGCCGGCTGGGCTCTCGGCAGAGCATGGGCAAGCGGGGCTTCTCCAGACCTCTTCTGGGGACCAACAGTGTCTTTTGTGTGGCCCCTACGCAACTTTACCTGAAGAGTGTTGCAGCCACGTCAGCCGAGATCACCTGGGTTGGCAGCAGCCACCCCCACATGGTGTACCTGGATGACCTGGAGCGTGCCCTGACCCTAGCGGGCGTGAGCTGCTACACCTTCCACCACCTGCATCCCGGCACGAGGTACCAGGCGAGGGTGGAGGTGCACCCACCGTGGGACTTGCTGCCGGTGCGCTGGGAAACAATGTCCTCCACCATCACCTTCAACACACCCTTGGCGGGCCCCCCTGACCCTCCGCTGGACGTGCTGGTGGAGCGCCACGCCTCACCGGGCCTCCTGGTGGTCAGCTGGCTCCCCGTGACCATCGACTCAGCTGGGTCCTCCAACGGAGTTCAAGTCACCGGCTATGCTGTGTATGCTGACGGGCTCAAGGTGGCAGAGGTGGCCGATGCCACCGCCGGGAGCATCCTGTTGGAATTTTCCCAGCTCCAGCTGCCACTGATGTGCCAGAAGATCTCAGTGAGAACCATGTCGTTCTGTGGAGAATCCCTGGATTCGGTGCCGGCTCAGATCCCTCACAACTGCGTCACCTGTCTCCGATTGCCAGAGATGTCTCCCTTTAGCTGCACCTGCGGGGACCCGTCCACCGGCAGAGTGACCTCCCCCATCTGCCCTCAGAGGCTGGTGCTGGCTCCCCCGAGGGCCAAGGCCAGTCCCCACAGCCCCGGAAGCTGCGGTGAGCCCCAGGCCAAGTTTCTAGAAGCATTCCCTGAAGAACCCCCAAGGAGGCAGTCCCCGACGCCCAGACTGAGTTCAGACGGAGAATTTCCAAGTGCAGAGTCAGGCAGCCAAGCCCAGAGGCCCACAGAGGCCCGGGAGCTCTCCAGAAAGGACCAGCTCTTCCAGAAGAGTCCCCGGAACCACAGGCCGCATCTGCCCCGGGGCCAGTCTCGGGGGGAAGAGAACCAGTACCGGCACATGGACACCAGCCAAAGCCCTGCTGCAGGAGTCATCTGTCCATCCCCTGAGTGTGGACCCAGGAAAGAGCCGTGTCAGGAGAAGGCTGCCCTTGAGAAGGTCCTCAGACAAAAGCAAGATGCCCCAGCATTCACCCCTCCCCAGCTGGGTACCAGCCAGCGATACGTGTCTGACTTCTGTGACATTCTGCAGGAGGAGGCAGGGCGCTTCAGTCTATGGGGCACAGAGGGGCGAGAGCAGAGGAAGGAGCTCAGGAGACAGAGCGGGCCAGGTCAGGCTCTGGGGGGCAAGAGAGAGGGCTGGTTCCAGGAGCCCAGCTTGGCGCTGTGTCCCACTCCATCCAGCAGGATCATCAGGATGTCCAGGGGTGGCGCCCCACCGCTGGGAACGAGGGTGGACCCTCCAGCCAAGGTCTTTGTGGCCCTCTCTGATTACATCCCCCTGATGATGTCTGTCACCCCAGAGGCTGCAGAGGAGGAGCTGGCCTTCCGGAAAGGGCAGTTGCTGAGAGCTTGGGGCTCTCAGGACCCCCACGGCTTCTATCGTGGAGAACACAATGGGCAAGTGGGCAACATCCCCGGGCACCTGGTGGCCAAGATGGACACGGGCATGGAGTGGACTGGTCGGAGGTGGCATTTGCCGGGGCAAGGGTACCTGCCCTCCGTGGCCCACCTCGATGGCTTTGGGGGGCTTGGAGGCCCCCAGAGCTCCTTCCCCCTGCCGCAGGGGAGTCCCAGAAGGCCCTCACTGTGGACTCCAAAGACCATGGTGGCGGCTCTGGACTATGACCCCAGGGATGGGCCGGCAGGGGGCCTGGTGAAGGCCAAGCTGTCACTGAGGGTGGGGGATGTGGTCACTATCTATGGGCCTGTGGATGACAAGGGATTCTACTATGGGGAGTCGGGTGGCCACAGAGGCCTGGTCCCAGTCCACCTGCTGGATCACATGTCCCTCCAGGGAGAGTGAGTGCAGCTCCCCGCTGGGGTGGTGGCCTCTGGCCGGCTGCGCCCCACATGCGGACCCACCACCAAGCCCTCCTCACTTTGTGCGCAGCGCCTGCTCCATGCACCAATGCTCGGAACACTCGGCCGTCCCAGTCCTCCTGGCCTCAAGGGCAGCAGGGCTTAG